DNA sequence from the Nitrososphaerota archaeon genome:
TGCCGGAGTTGCCCCCGACCTTGAAGCCAGGGACAGAGCTCTCCGGTCTGAGGAGACAACCACGCATCGGTCGACCAGGCCAGCGCCCCTGACCGCGCGGAGGACGTCAAGGAGCATGAGTTCGGACAGAGCTCGCCTGTCTGCGGGGCTCAAGTCCGAGGATAGACGCGACTTGCCGTCCACAGCCTTGAAAGGGACGATGACGGAGAGGGGATTCAAGCCCTCAGAACCGCCCTGGCAAGCCTTGTCTCGTCTTCTGGGCCGGCCATCCTGATGTCTGAAAGATGGCATTGCACGCCCTGGTTCGAAATCTCCTCAGCGAGGCCCGCGTCTTTACTGTCGATCAGGATTGCGTCCAGGAAGCCCGAATACCTCACTGCCACCCCGAGAGAGTTTGGTCGAAGTCCTGCAGCCTTCATCAGCTTCGCCGCCGGACCGCTGAATGGTGATGACCCAAGCATTGGGGAGAGGGCGGTGATCCTCGCGCGGGCTCCCTGAAGGAGCTTGGGGAATCCCGGGATGGCAAGGATGGGTCCGATGCTGGTGACGGGGTTCGCCGGGCAAAGGACTATGCGGTCCGCTCCTTTGATCGAATCAGCAACCTGAGGGCTCGGTCTCGATCTGGCGGCGCCCCGGTACTCCACCCCGGTGACACCCGGGCGTCCGCCCTCGCGAACCCAGAACTCCTGCAGGTGCAGGAGGCCCTTCTTCGTCCTGACGTGGGTTTCTAGAGGGTCGTCGGTGGCCGGGAGGACTCTGGAGGTCGCATGGAGATCCCTCCGCAGCTTCTCGGTCACTTCAGTCAGAGACGCGCCTGAGCGAAGGAGTGCGGTGCGGACGATGTGGGTGGCCAGGTCCCTGTCGCCCAGTGCGAACCAGGATTCCGTGTTCAGGGCCCTGAGCCCTGCGAGCGAATTGAAAGTGTCCCCCTCGACCCCCCATCCGCGCGATTTGTCAGCGATGCCGGCGAGCGTGTACAGCGCGATGTCCAAGTCCGGGCATACATAGAGGCCGTGCATCCAGATATTGTCGCCCACGTTCGCGACCACGGTCAAGTCTGGCCCGAGATAGGAGAGGCCCCGGATGAGCTTGGCTGACCCTGTCCCTCCGGCGATAGCTACTACCTTCAACCGTTCACCTGAAAAGGTCTCTTTCCCGCTTCATGACCAGGGATCCTATCCCGCTTTCCCCCCGGGCGTAGATGGCGCCTCGGACCACGGCCACGGGGATCCTCTCGAGTTTGCCCACCGCGAGCTCGGCCGCCCCTGCCAACTCGTCCACGACGGCAGGTTCGGTCACCCTGAGCTCGTAGCCGAAAGCATCCTTCCTTCCCCTGTAGGAGACCAGGGGCTCGATGCCAGAACAGCCGATGGCGACGTCGGTCTGCCCCCTTCTCCATGGCCTTCCGAAGGTGTCGGAGACGATGACCGCGAGTTTCTTGCCGGTCGAGGCTTCCAGGCCTCGCCTTATCCTTCTGGCGCTCAGGTCAGGGTCCACCGGAAGGAGGGCTGCGAAGCCCCTCCCGACGTTGGACTGGTCCACCCCTGAATTCGCGCAGACCAGCCCGTGCCTTGTCTCGGTGATGATCACCCCGTGCCCGGCCCGAACGACGCGCACCGATTCCCGTAGGACCAGCTCGACGAGCCTTGGGTCCTTGCCCTGGGCCCGGGCGAGCGCAGACGCTCGTCTCCCGGGTTTGACCCTGCGAAGCTCGACGACCCTCCCCTCGGCCTTGGAGACTGCTTTCTGCTTGACTACCACCACGTCGTGCTCTTGGAGGGCCAGCCTCTCCCGTGCGGTCGCTTCCATGATCATATTGGCGATGTCCGAGCCCTTCTTGACTTCCGGGATCCCGCCGACTGGGAAGATCTCTACCCTGCTCAATTGCTCCTAGAGGCGCTCGCGAAGGGCGCGATAAATGCTCTGTATAGGGGTTAGATTTTATACGCCGCAAATCCCCTCGGGAGCAGACTTGCCCACCAAAGAGGACGTGCTGAAGGCATTGGCTGAGGTCAGGGACCCCGAGCTCGGGAGGGACGTGGTGTCGCTTCACATGATCGATGACGTCAAGGTCGATGGAGGGAGTGTCGAGTTCACACTGAACCTGACCACCCCTGCCTGCCCGCTGAGGAATCGGCTCGAAGAGGCTGCCAGGGACGCCGTGAAAGCCCTGCCCGGCGTGAGTGCGGTCCGGATGAAGACGGGTTCCACAGTCTTCGCAACCCGGGACTACGCGCAGTCAGAGATGCTGAAGGGGGTCAAGAACATCATCGCGGTGGCAAGCGGGAAGGGAGGCGTCGGGAAGTCGACGATTGCGACCAACCTTGCGGTGGCCCTGGCGGGGTCGGGGGCCAAGGTGGGCCTGCTCGACGCTGACGTGTACGGCCCCAACATCCCGCACATGATGGGGGTGGAGGACGGCGCGGACGTCAGGGACGATTTGATCATCCCCCCGGTAGCCCACGGGGTAAAGGTCGCCTCGCTGGGGTTCTTCTACAAGGACGAGACTCCGGTGATATGGAGGGGGCCCATGGTGGCCGGAGCGGTGAGGCAGCTCCTCACCCAGGTCGAGTGGGGAGACCTGGACTACCTTGTGGTCGATCTCCCTCCGGGGACGGGGGATAGCTCCCTTACCCTTGCGCAGACGGTCCCTCTGGGAGGGATAGTAATCGTCACCACCCCCCAGGACGCCGCACTCAGCATCGCGGCGAAGGCCCTGGCGATGTTCCGGAGGTTGAACGTGCCAATCCTCGGAGTAGTGGAGAACATGAGCTACTTCGTCTGTCCTCACTGCGGGGAGAAGACGCCCGTCTTCTCGAGTGGAGGAGGGAAGAAGATGGCTACCCAGCAGAATGTGGATTTCCTCGGGGAGATACCGCTTGTCCTTGCGGTCAGGGAGCAGTCCGACTTGGGGGTCCCCGTCGTTGCAGCGAGGCCTGGTTCGCCTGAGGCGGACATCTTCAGGGAGTTCGCGTTCCGCGTAGCCGGGATGGTTAGCATCGTGGCCTACTCAAAGATGAGCAAATGAAGTCCGAGGAGGACAAGCTCCTGAAGCGGGCCGAGGGGAGAAAGAAGGCCAGAAAGCGAAAACGGGGGCCTTACAGGAAGTCCTGGTCGCCGAACCAGAAGTCCTAGCGCACCGCGATGGCGTCGATTTCGACTCTGGCGCCCCTGGGGAGCGCCGCCGCCTGGACAGTGGTCCGCGCGGGGTAGGGAGGGGAGAAGTGCTTGGCGTACTCCTCGTTCATCTGCGCGTACTCCGACATGTCTGCAACAAAGACCGAAGTCTTCACGACGTCCTTGATTGTCAGCCCTGCTGCCATCAGCACTTCGTCGATGTTCTGAAGCGCACGCCTTGTCTGGGCGGCGATCCCAACTTCGAGCAGTCCGGTCGAAGGGTTGGTGCCAATCTGACCTGCGCAGTAGACGGAGCCCGCGTCGACAGCCTGGGAATAGGGGCCGACTGGAGCGGGGGCCCGCTGTGATCGTACCTCTTTCTTCATGACATGGCGGCTTGCCTGTGAGTCGGTTAAATCGATTGTGGGCGGGAAGACTGGACTCGCCCTTTGAGCCTTCACGCACTCCCCCCCAATCAACCAAGGACGGGACGAATCTGGAAGATTGAGGAAGCTCCCTGCCTAGCGCAGGACGCGGACCAGCCTGTCGTATAGGTCCTCGTCGGAAGTGTACTCGACGGTCTCCTTGCGGTCCATGTGCTCGAGCATCCTCGAGGTGACGGCACCTCTCCTCGCAACTAGGATAATGCGCTTTCTTGCCTTGTAGGCAGCCATGATCTCCATGCCCACGCCTATGCTCGGTTCGGTCACGTCTGCCACGATGGCGTCGCTGGTCTCGGCCCCCTCCCTGTCTCTGTGGAAAACGTTGAGTACGGCAGGATTGGGCTTTTCCAGGGCCCCGAGGACCCAAGGAGAACTCACTTCATGGCCGGAATCCACAATCGCCTTGGCCATCAGCTGGGCACGGCCGAGTGCCCGGTTTGCTATCATGGGCACCGACAGGTAGACCTTCAATCGACATACTGGGGAAGAAACAGGTTTTACGCCTTGCTAGGAAGGACGGCTTTGAGCGAGGGGCCACGCATCTTGTGGTGGTCGCACTTCTGGGGACTGTGAGCATAGCAATAGGTCGCACCGCAGACATGGCAGGCGTAGTAGAACCCCACACCGAGGCTTCTGCCACATAGACCACAGGACGGCGTCGGTTTCTGGGCCTGGCTTGTGTACACTCGCGCACTCACCAGACCTTTGAGGTGAGCTCAGGGTAATAAACGAATCCACAATAAATCCATTGAACAGACGGAGAGGTATGTGAAAATGATATTCACTTCTCACCCTCGGCAGGGTGAAAGCAAGGAATCTCCAGTCCGGAGGTGGCCTCCTCCGGCAATGGATCCTATCGCTTGTACCCTATCTTTCGCAGGAGGGCATGCCTTTCCCGCCTGTCGGTCTTCGATTCGTGCCCCCTGGGTGCAACCCCGTCGACCACTCCCAGGACTCCCCTCCCCTGCCTGGTTTCGGCGACCAGTACCGTGACTGCGTTGGAGGTAGCGCAGTAGACCCCAACCACCTCGTCCACGGCCTTGACCCTGTTGAGGACGTTGATAGGGAACGCACCGTTGAGGACGATGGCGAAGGAATGGCCCGCGCCGATCTTGAGCGCCCATTCTCTGGCCAGCCTGATCGACCTACCGTCAGACCCGTCGGACCTGACCAGGGCCTTGCCTGAGGCCTCGCAGAAGGCGACCCCGAACTTGATGCCCGGCATGGAGGTTGCAAGCGCCTCGTACAGGTCTTCTACGGTCTTGATGAAGTGGGCCTGTCCGAGTATCAGCTGAAATCCTTCCGGCACCTCCAGTATCACCTCGAAGGTCTTCACGGCACAGTCTGAAGCGGCTGCCGTCAAATCCTTTTGCCCTCAAGGGGCCTCCGTTGGCCACATCTTCACCCCGAAAGCGCGAAAACGGAGGAATAGGAGGGACGAGACGGTTAAATCAGTAATGGGCGCAAAAAGGTTGGACATGGTTGGGAATCAGAAACTGTTGGCTATTGCGGTCGTCGTAATCGCCCTCTTGTTGTTCTTCCTCGCACCAGCCATGACCTACACTGGAGATGCCTCTTCCCTCAGAGAAGCAAGTCCAATCATGGTTCTGAGTGGCACGACTTTCACGGCCCAAGTTTCACTCTCCTATGCCTTGTTCGGATGCCGGGAAGTCTACAATCCAACAGTCCACACCATCTCCTATTCGGGTTTCACTCCCGTATACCAGACTTACCAACTATACGGGGGCGGCGCTTGGGAATGTAAGTGAATCTGACAAATACGCGTTTACGCAGACAGTCGACTTGGCGCGTTGCCCGACTTTCTCCTCGCCTTCAGAACCTCCTTAGCAACGTCTGACGCAGACATCAATCCGAGTTTCTTGTCTACGTTTGTCCTATGCCTTCGCAGGTATGGACTTGTTGGGCAACCGCCGACTGGCGGGACCCCTCTGAGAACCCGTTTGACAACGCCAATTCTTGGCATGGTTGAGAATCTCACGTTTTGATAATTGAGTCTTCTCTGGTCGGAGGCGAGGCCCCTCACTCCTCACGGTCGGGGCTTTCACATAGCCAATTCAAAGCATAGGGGGAAGAGGGCGAGAATTAACAGGCGATTAAGAACAAGAGAGGGGGCGGTGGACGCTGTGAAGAAGGCTAAGAAGGGTCGGGGGGCCCTATCATCCAAACAACTGCGGGAGCGTGACCATCAGGGCCGGCTCATTCCTCGTCGCCATGCCAGTTGCCTAGGGACTCAGGTCAGGGCGGTCCGTTAGGCAGTCTGGCTGAACGCGTTCAGCTCGACGGTTTCCTCGAAAAACCGGCGGGTTGTCCCGCTCGCTGGCGAATCGAACGGGTCGATGCTCACCACTATGGGAAGGTTCCTCACTGCGTAGCCCAGAAGGAGGCACATCCTAGGCGGCAGTGTCCTCACGATGGCCCTGACCGTGTCCGCGTCCACCATGGAGGCCTGGGACACGAGGTTGAGGTCCGAGTCGTTGCTGAAGTTGTAGAGGAATATGTTGTCCACCTGTCTGTATATCTTCTGGTCTATGGCGTCGGGTTGGTTGGTCACGAAGACTGTGAAGACCCCGAAGTGCCGCATCCTCGTTATCAGGTCTTCCCAGTAGGTCTCGCGGAGGTAGAGATGGGCTTCTTCGGCGAAGAGGAAGATTGGAGGTATTCTCCTTCTCTCGAGCAACTCCACAAGCTTCGAGAGCATGAGCTCAACCACCATCCTGCGGTTCAGGGGCGAGACGCCGCTCAGAGTCACCACCAGCGACCCCCCACCTCGGTTGGGCGTGAAGAACTCCTGGAGGTCGAACTGCTGCTGGGGGGAGTCGGTGAAGAGGCCGCACGAGGCGATGGTGTGATACCTCGCGAAGAGGGCGTCCCGCACGAACTCGTTGCACCGCCACTGGTGGATGGCTGCCTCCAGGGAGGCGAGTGTCAGTTCGCCGCGTTCTTCTAGCTGCTCCCAGATCTTCACGAACTCTCTGAGCGATGTGCCCGGCATGTCGAGGGAATGGGAAAGGAGGTTGGTGATGGAGCGGAGGCCTATGGTAGCCAGAGAGAACTTCAGGTCGCGCCCAGGCCTCATCACCTTCACCTTCCCTGCGATCGGGATCTTGCTCCCGTCCTCGCGATGGCCGATGGTCCCGTACTCGTCGTTGAGGTCGAAAACCACCGAGTAGGCGCCGTGCTCCAGGAGCCCCCTCAGAAGCATCTTCGCGAGATGGGACTTCCCAGACTCCTTTCGGCCCGTTATCACCGTAATCCTCCCGTCGAGGGACTCGGCTGATATGGAGAAACCCGAGTCTGAGTCGACGCTTCCGATCTTGATCCTCCTCTGTCCAAGGGGGGTCAGGGCCTCCGAGAGCTCGTCGACCATCAGCCTTGCGACCTTGGAGCTGGTCCGGGAGGGCATCCAGTCTATGCGGGGGGTCAGCTTGCCGTTCGAAATCGTGCCCCGGGCCTTGCAGAGCAGGATGCGCATGTCCCTGATGAGGGTCGATATTGTGGTCAGGTCGGTCGGGTCCGAGGTGGTACCGGGGGCGGAGGCAGATAGGATCTCCTCCCTGGCGATCTCCTCTTCGATCCCCTCGACATCCAGGTACCTTTCATCGTAGACCTGCAACACCAGGCTCTTGTGCTCCTCCGCGGCGACAAGGTAGTCACCCACGCGGACGTGCTCCCTGGGGGATGCGATGACGAGGATGTCGTTCGACTCCTTCCGGAGCACCTTCAGCCTAGCCGCCCCCCTTGAAGCTCCCGAGAGCTATGGTTCGAAGGGAGAAGGTCGGCAGCTGGCGCAGCCTGAAGCGCTTCGTGACGTAGGCCTTCAATGCCTGGTCCTCTGCGTGAGAGAAGATGGAAAGGTGGTGCGCGACCTTGAGGGAATCTGGGTAGCCGGAAGCGAACGCGTCGTTCCAAAGGATCCTTCCAAGTGTGGTCTCGACCGGGTCGACTCCTTCTGCCACGTCCAGCCGAAAGACGAGGCCATCCTGGGTGAACTTGGCGAGCACAGTCTTCACAGGCCCGTCGTCGAGTTTGTAGTAGGCGGCGCTCTTCGACCGGGAAAGGGAGCTCACGGCGCCCTCGGAGAAGATCAAGTTGCTGGACTTCGAGAAGCCCACGAGGCAGCTGGCCTCGTTGGCGGGCTTCGGGATGGAGGATGTGAACTGCCCCAGGGGGTGCTTCAGAGAGCCGTCGGCCATCACGATGGCCTCCTCGTCGCTGGCCATGAGCGAGTCCAGGACCCGCCTCTCGACTGTGTTGCGGATTATCCGCTCGGCGACCGAGTGGTCTGAAAGCAGCATCGCGAATTCAGGGGCAGAGAGATGCGATTTCAGTCCCGCGAGGCCCGACTCGGAAGCGTAGACCAGGATGGGGCCGAGCCTGAAGAACCGCCTGAGGGAGCCCTCGAACGAGATCCCGATGGCCGTCCGGGCTGCGTAGAGGGCCCCTTCCTGCGTTTCTCCCAACAGTACGCACGTGGAATCGACGGACGCCACCGGTCGCCCTTCTTTGATGGGAATTATGCACCCAGGGACCAGGGTAGCGTCTGTCTCTTCGAAGTACGGATACAGTTCCCTCCCGTATCTGCTGAATACGAAGTGTTTGCCTGTGAGCTCCCGTTCGGCGTTCCCCGCAAGCTCTTCAAAGCCCTGCTTGAACTCCTGCGCGAGGGAGTCCAGTGGGTCTGGTTGGTCACTGTCGGGAAGGCTTAATATACTGTTGGGCATGTTGGCCACCAATGCCATGGCACGGTAGGTTAATAAGACTTGCGCATCTTGGCCAACAACAATAGACGGCGAGGCGCCTCCCGGTGAGCGAGCATCAGGGTCAACCCAGCGTGACCGTCAGGCTGAAGCGGGGAGCCTGGGAGATTGAGATTACTTCCCCAGAGGACAGGGTCCAGCAGGCGGTCGAGAGCGTGCTTGCAGGGATGGCATCCAAGGAGCCAGCGCTCGTGGATTCTCAGGAGGCGGAGCCTGACAAGAGGAGGTTCGAGACCTGCCGGGGGCTGCTGGTCACTATGTGGAGGGAGGGCTGGTTTGAGTCCCCCAAGGCCCTCTCCGAGGTCCACGACGAGATGAGCAGGCGGGGCTACCACTACGACAGGACTGCGGTGGCCCACACGCTGGTGGACCTCGTAAGGGAAGCGACACTCTTCAGAGACGGCAGCATGAGGAACTACAGGTACATACAGAAGTATCCGTTCGGAAAGCAGACCAAATCGAGCGAAGGGAGCCGTGGAAACTCCGGCCCAGAGTAGTAGCCCAGTCCATCGTACCGGAATCCTGAGAGGCCGTTCTAGGATGATTTGAATTTCTTCGACAGCTGCTGCGCCAGCCGATTCACCCCGACCGTCGCGATTCTGTACTTCCCACCCGAATCCGAATCCACCCTCTCGACCAGCGCCGACTTCGTGAGTTCGCTGAGCCTGGAGCTGATGGTCTTTGGGTAGAGGCCCGTCGCCGTCTCGATCTCGGCAACCCCCATCGCGTCGGAGGAGGCCTTGCCGCTAAGGCTCGCGATCCTGGCCGCGACAAGCTGTAGCTGTATTACGTCTCTGTCGCTTAGTTTCTTGTCCTGGGTCCAGACCCTCGGACCTTCGGGCGTCACCCTTACGTAGTCCTTGAACATCTGGATGAGGTCGTTCAGCGAGTAGTTGACGCTGATGGTGCGCGCCAGGTCCATGTTGGGGATCACCTTCGAAACGAATTCGTGGAGAGATCTCATCACGACCTCGGGGGAACCCGCGAACTCGACCTTAGAATCGCCGTAGCTGACGATGATGGACAGCTCTCTATCTGAGGACAAGTTGCAGAATCACTCCGCCGCGCACAGGGTCTGGGACTCGTTAATTTAGTTTGGCTGCGGAGACGCAAGGTCGCCGAGCGTCTCCTCCTGCCTGGCTTGGGAGACGGGCGCCATCAGCATAGCAGAGGAGGTGTAGACGAACTCGCCGTCTTCCGCCTTGAACCGCCTGATGCGGGTGGTCTTGGCAAGCCTCAGGAGCGCGACGGCGACTGATTGCTTTGGGTAGTTCAGCCCGTACCCT
Encoded proteins:
- the cofD gene encoding 2-phospho-L-lactate transferase, giving the protein MKVVAIAGGTGSAKLIRGLSYLGPDLTVVANVGDNIWMHGLYVCPDLDIALYTLAGIADKSRGWGVEGDTFNSLAGLRALNTESWFALGDRDLATHIVRTALLRSGASLTEVTEKLRRDLHATSRVLPATDDPLETHVRTKKGLLHLQEFWVREGGRPGVTGVEYRGAARSRPSPQVADSIKGADRIVLCPANPVTSIGPILAIPGFPKLLQGARARITALSPMLGSSPFSGPAAKLMKAAGLRPNSLGVAVRYSGFLDAILIDSKDAGLAEEISNQGVQCHLSDIRMAGPEDETRLARAVLRA
- a CDS encoding DUF87 domain-containing protein, encoding MLRKESNDILVIASPREHVRVGDYLVAAEEHKSLVLQVYDERYLDVEGIEEEIAREEILSASAPGTTSDPTDLTTISTLIRDMRILLCKARGTISNGKLTPRIDWMPSRTSSKVARLMVDELSEALTPLGQRRIKIGSVDSDSGFSISAESLDGRITVITGRKESGKSHLAKMLLRGLLEHGAYSVVFDLNDEYGTIGHREDGSKIPIAGKVKVMRPGRDLKFSLATIGLRSITNLLSHSLDMPGTSLREFVKIWEQLEERGELTLASLEAAIHQWRCNEFVRDALFARYHTIASCGLFTDSPQQQFDLQEFFTPNRGGGSLVVTLSGVSPLNRRMVVELMLSKLVELLERRRIPPIFLFAEEAHLYLRETYWEDLITRMRHFGVFTVFVTNQPDAIDQKIYRQVDNIFLYNFSNDSDLNLVSQASMVDADTVRAIVRTLPPRMCLLLGYAVRNLPIVVSIDPFDSPASGTTRRFFEETVELNAFSQTA
- the cofE gene encoding coenzyme F420-0:L-glutamate ligase yields the protein MSRVEIFPVGGIPEVKKGSDIANMIMEATARERLALQEHDVVVVKQKAVSKAEGRVVELRRVKPGRRASALARAQGKDPRLVELVLRESVRVVRAGHGVIITETRHGLVCANSGVDQSNVGRGFAALLPVDPDLSARRIRRGLEASTGKKLAVIVSDTFGRPWRRGQTDVAIGCSGIEPLVSYRGRKDAFGYELRVTEPAVVDELAGAAELAVGKLERIPVAVVRGAIYARGESGIGSLVMKRERDLFR
- a CDS encoding Mrp/NBP35 family ATP-binding protein, whose protein sequence is MPTKEDVLKALAEVRDPELGRDVVSLHMIDDVKVDGGSVEFTLNLTTPACPLRNRLEEAARDAVKALPGVSAVRMKTGSTVFATRDYAQSEMLKGVKNIIAVASGKGGVGKSTIATNLAVALAGSGAKVGLLDADVYGPNIPHMMGVEDGADVRDDLIIPPVAHGVKVASLGFFYKDETPVIWRGPMVAGAVRQLLTQVEWGDLDYLVVDLPPGTGDSSLTLAQTVPLGGIVIVTTPQDAALSIAAKALAMFRRLNVPILGVVENMSYFVCPHCGEKTPVFSSGGGKKMATQQNVDFLGEIPLVLAVREQSDLGVPVVAARPGSPEADIFREFAFRVAGMVSIVAYSKMSK
- a CDS encoding Rid family detoxifying hydrolase, coding for MKKEVRSQRAPAPVGPYSQAVDAGSVYCAGQIGTNPSTGLLEVGIAAQTRRALQNIDEVLMAAGLTIKDVVKTSVFVADMSEYAQMNEEYAKHFSPPYPARTTVQAAALPRGARVEIDAIAVR
- a CDS encoding nucleoside 2-deoxyribosyltransferase; the protein is MKVYLSVPMIANRALGRAQLMAKAIVDSGHEVSSPWVLGALEKPNPAVLNVFHRDREGAETSDAIVADVTEPSIGVGMEIMAAYKARKRIILVARRGAVTSRMLEHMDRKETVEYTSDEDLYDRLVRVLR
- a CDS encoding adenosine-specific kinase, which produces MKTFEVILEVPEGFQLILGQAHFIKTVEDLYEALATSMPGIKFGVAFCEASGKALVRSDGSDGRSIRLAREWALKIGAGHSFAIVLNGAFPINVLNRVKAVDEVVGVYCATSNAVTVLVAETRQGRGVLGVVDGVAPRGHESKTDRRERHALLRKIGYKR